The following proteins come from a genomic window of Salvia hispanica cultivar TCC Black 2014 chromosome 4, UniMelb_Shisp_WGS_1.0, whole genome shotgun sequence:
- the LOC125221777 gene encoding 60S ribosomal protein L22-2-like, whose protein sequence is MSKAAAAAGAKGGKKKGATFVIDCTKPVEDKIMEIASLEKFLQERIKVGGKAGALGDSVTVTREKSKITVTADSAFSKRYIKYLTKKYLKKHNVRDWLRVIASNKDRNVYELRYFNIAEQEGEEED, encoded by the exons ATGAGCAAagctgcggcggcggcgggagCTAAAGGTGGGAAGAAGAAGGGAGCGACCTTCGTGATCGATTGCACGAAGCCGGTGGAGGACAAGATTATGGAGATTGCCTCGCTCGAGAAGTTTTTGCAGGAAAGAATCAAGGTCGGCGGAAAAGCCGGCGCTCTCGGGGATTCGGTCACCGTAACTCGTGAGAAAAGCAAGATCACCGTCACTGCCGATTCTGCTTTCTCCAAGAG GTATATTAAGTATTTGACTAAGAAATACTTGAAGAAGCATAATGTTAGAGATTGGCTTCGGGTGATTGCTTCCAACAAAGATCGCAATGTTTATGAACTGCGCTACTTCAACATTGCTGAACAAGAGGGCGAGGAAGAAGATTAA
- the LOC125221775 gene encoding U1 small nuclear ribonucleoprotein A, which produces MEEALPAPAPAPAPAPAPAGSETASNQTIYINNLNEKIKLDELKKSLHAVFSQFGKILEVLAFKTLKHKGQAWVVFEEVSSASNALRQMQGFPFYDKPMRIQYAKSKSDLIAKADGTFVPREKRKKHDDRGRKKKDQHDANQAAAGLNSAYAGAYGAAPPLSQIPYMGARAAPEGPAPPNNILFIQNLPHQTTSMMLQMLFSQCPGFKEVRMVEAKPGIAFIEYENEMQSTVAMQGLQGFKISEDHPMLVTYAKK; this is translated from the exons ATGGAAGAGGCACTACCAGCCCCCGCCCCTGCCCCTGCTCCTGCTCCTGCCCCCGCTGGCTCGGAAACTGCTTCGAATCAGACGATTTACATTAATAATCTCAACGAGAAAATTAAGCTCGACG AATTGAAGAAATCGCTGCACGCGGTGTTTTCGCAGTTCGGGAAAATACTGGAGGTATTGGCCTTCAAAACCCTAAAGCATAAGGGCCAAGCATGGGTCGTTTTTGAAGAGGTCTCTTCCGCCTCCAATGCGCTTCGTCAAATGCAGGGATTTCCGTTCTACGACAAGCCAATG CGGATACAATATGCCAAGTCAAAGTCTGATCTCATAGCCAAGGCAGATGGTACTTTTGTACCTcgagagaaaagaaagaagcATGATGACAGAG gaagaaagaagaaggatCAGCATGATGCGAACCAAGCAGCCGCGGGCCTAAATTCCGCATATGCTGGTGCTTATGGTGCAGCCCCTCCT TTATCCCAGATCCCATATATGGGTGCTAGAGCTGCTCCAGAGGGTCCTGCCCCTCCAAATAACATATTGTTCATTCAAAATCTACCGCACCAAACAACTTCAATGATGCTGCAAATGCTCTTCAGTCAGTGCCCCGGATTTAAGGAAGTTAGGATGGTTGAAGCTAAGCCTGGAATTGCTTTCATAGAATATGAAAATGAGATGCAGTCAACAGTTGCAATGCAGGGGCTTCAGGGATTTAAGATAAGTGAGGACCATCCTATGTTGGTCACCTATGCAAAGAAATAG
- the LOC125221778 gene encoding protein SENESCENCE-ASSOCIATED GENE 21, mitochondrial-like — protein sequence MARSFSNIKTVSSFIANQISAVVTRRGYSAASQGRVVGAPNVVVKKGPVKVGESAWVPDPVTGYYRPECSVKELDPVELREMMRKSKNNAK from the exons atggctCGTTCTTTCTCCAACATAAAAACTGTCTCTTCCTTCATCGCCAACCAAATCTCCGCCGTTGTTACCAG GAGGGGATACTCTGCTGCGTCGCAGGGGCGGGTTGTCGGGGCTCCGAACGTGGTGGTGAAGAAAGGACCGGTGAAGGTCGGGGAGAGCGCATGGGTGCCCGACCCGGTGACCGGGTACTACAGGCCTGAATGCAGTGTCAAGGAGCTTGACCCAGTGGAGCTGAGGGAGATGATGAGGAAGAGCAAGAACAACGCTAAGTGA